In a single window of the Luteolibacter yonseiensis genome:
- a CDS encoding PEP-CTERM sorting domain-containing protein (PEP-CTERM proteins occur, often in large numbers, in the proteomes of bacteria that also encode an exosortase, a predicted intramembrane cysteine proteinase. The presence of a PEP-CTERM domain at a protein's C-terminus predicts cleavage within the sorting domain, followed by covalent anchoring to some some component of the (usually Gram-negative) cell surface. Many PEP-CTERM proteins exhibit an unusual sequence composition that includes large numbers of potential glycosylation sites. Expression of one such protein has been shown restore the ability of a bacterium to form floc, a type of biofilm.) has protein sequence MIRPILLAACFVVSGAVAQAAQIIFTINGVVTESTVSGYAASDPISIIFVANSSIENTWPPAGGDYQWSEEETSEPEIFSHVSFTGSSGVWTRPSAPESGLGVFDNVADDIFWSAGLDEASAQTGLTIGTEPVTYILAQGRVEDSPFVYGTDPVTIEDYFSSYMGTHDLTPYPPGTESYIQLLNGQRITFEVADFNITTVPEPSSCAILLGGLVLSAFHRRRSSV, from the coding sequence ATGATCCGTCCAATTCTTTTAGCCGCGTGTTTTGTCGTCTCCGGTGCCGTCGCCCAAGCGGCCCAGATCATATTCACCATCAACGGCGTCGTGACCGAAAGTACTGTAAGTGGTTACGCTGCCAGCGATCCGATCTCGATCATTTTCGTTGCGAACTCCTCGATCGAAAACACGTGGCCGCCGGCAGGTGGCGACTATCAGTGGAGTGAGGAGGAAACCTCCGAGCCGGAGATCTTCAGCCATGTGAGTTTCACCGGTTCTTCCGGAGTGTGGACCCGTCCGTCCGCTCCCGAGAGTGGCCTGGGGGTATTTGACAATGTTGCTGACGATATCTTCTGGTCCGCAGGCCTTGACGAAGCAAGCGCGCAAACCGGACTCACGATCGGTACTGAACCCGTGACCTATATCCTCGCCCAAGGCAGGGTGGAAGATTCTCCCTTCGTCTACGGAACCGATCCCGTCACCATCGAGGATTATTTTTCCTCCTACATGGGCACTCACGACCTCACGCCCTACCCACCGGGAACGGAGAGCTACATCCAGCTGTTGAATGGCCAGAGGATCACTTTTGAGGTGGCGGATTTCAACATTACCACCGTGCCGGAGCCATCGTCGTGCGCCATTCTCCTCGGCGGGCTCGTACTGTCCGCCTTCCACCGCCGGCGTTCTTCCGTCTGA
- a CDS encoding ECF-type sigma factor — protein sequence MVAYAESTIDLEEPSCPQGGVAEGMPPLLYRELRNLAASHMSREHAGQTIQATELVHEAWIRLSGNESWKDKDHFIVGMARIMRRILIDRARRKSRVKHGGNLVRLQISDQLDCAGCPEDQLLLVNDALDRLEKIDPVRARVVVLKFFGQMSNQEVAAELGVTERSVERYWAFAKTWLFREIQRQQ from the coding sequence ATGGTTGCTTACGCCGAATCCACCATCGACCTCGAAGAACCGTCATGCCCTCAAGGCGGGGTTGCCGAGGGAATGCCTCCGTTGCTTTACCGGGAGCTGCGGAACCTCGCGGCATCGCACATGTCCCGGGAACACGCGGGGCAGACCATCCAGGCCACGGAGCTCGTGCACGAGGCATGGATCCGCCTGTCCGGGAACGAATCCTGGAAGGACAAGGATCATTTCATCGTGGGTATGGCCCGCATCATGCGGCGCATCCTCATCGACCGGGCAAGGCGGAAGTCCCGCGTCAAACATGGGGGAAATCTCGTCCGCCTCCAGATCAGCGACCAACTGGACTGCGCGGGATGTCCGGAGGACCAGCTTTTGTTGGTCAACGACGCCTTGGACCGGCTTGAAAAAATCGACCCGGTCCGCGCTCGGGTCGTGGTGCTCAAGTTTTTCGGACAAATGTCGAACCAGGAGGTCGCCGCGGAACTCGGTGTGACGGAGCGCAGCGTCGAGCGCTACTGGGCCTTCGCCAAAACCTGGTTGTTCCGCGAGATCCAGCGTCAACAATGA